Proteins from a single region of Rhinolophus sinicus isolate RSC01 linkage group LG13, ASM3656204v1, whole genome shotgun sequence:
- the SLC4A11 gene encoding solute carrier family 4 member 11 isoform X2 translates to MLGVAACVMDVDDRQARCENESSNVQGGGLQLRCWAWQPRSSITGKLTPTGRVEAATSLQSWRPELCSAASVSCITSPENSSMSQCAYPEDAGYLKCDVDDASETHEESLGEEAFDTVNSSIVSGESIRFFVHVNLQVQPSQAAESELPDGCGLLHTSRKYLKLKNFEEEIRAHRDLDGFLDRASIILNETATSLDDVLRAMLLRLVHKPDNTEPDCNVDLLMAVLFTDAGTPMEGKVHLLSDTIQGVTATVTGVQYQQSWLCIICTSKSLLKRHVCISRLVRPQNWGENCCEVRFVILVLAPPKMKSTKTATEVGRTFATMFLDIAFRQKLLRTRTEEEFKEALVHQRQLLTMMDQGPNPSLKNYSISSMCIQKSHQPLQHKDFFAVGKGIREDFARRFPVYSLDFTDGIIGKNKAVGKFITTTLFLYFACLLPTIAFGSLNDEITYGVIDVQKTIAGQSIGGLLYALFSGQPLVVLLTTAPLALYTHVIRGICDDYELDFNTFYAWTGLWNSFFLALYALFNFSLIMSLFKRSTEEIIALFISMTFVLDAVKGTVKIFQKYYGISHGNHNADHISVLSLLGLGTSLNTSFHTALNTSLLANPPELTSVSSRSAEHPNRETAVLSLLIMLGTLWLSYTLYQFKKSPYLHPYMREILSDCALPISVLTFSLISSYGFREIKMSKFRYNPSESLFKIAEMQSLSLGAIGSAMGLGFLLSMLFFIEQNLVAALANAPENRLVKGTAYHWDLLLVAVINTGLSLFGMPWIHAAYPHSPLHVRALAVVEERVENGHIYETIVNVWETRLTTLGASILVGFSLLLLPVPLQWIPKPVLYGLFLYIALTSIDANQLFERMALLLKDQASYPPTHYIRRVPQRKIHYFTGLQVLQLLLLCAFGMSPLPYMKMIFPLIMLAMIPIRYKLLPRIIEAKYLDAMDAEH, encoded by the exons ATGTTGGGGGTGGCTGCATGTGTGATGGATGTTGATGACCGCCAGGCCCGCTGTGAGAATGAGAGCAGCAATGTGCAGGGAGGAGGGCTCCAACTCAGGTGCTGGGCGTGGCAGCCAAGGAGCAGCATTACAGGGAAGCTGACTCCTACTGGGAGGGTGGAGGCAGCCACCTCCCTCCAATCCTGGCGGCCCGAGCTGTGTTCCGCAGCCAGCGTATCCTGCATTACTTCACCGG AAAACTCTTCCATGTCGCAGTGTGCCTACCCTGAGGATGCAG GCTACCTCAAGTGTGACGTGGATGATGCCTCTGAAACCCATGAGGAGAGCCTGGGGGAAGAGGCCTTCGACACTGTCAACTCCTCCATTGTGTCTGGCGAGAGCATCCGTTTTTTTGTCCACGTCAACCTCCAGGTGCAGCCCAGCCAGGCTG CCGAGAGTGAACTGCCTGATGGCTGCGGGCTCCTGCACACCTCCCGAAAG TACCTGAAGTTAAAGAACTTCGAGGAAGAGATCCGTGCGCACCGGGACCTGGATGGCTTTCTGGATCGGGCCAGCATCATCCTGAACGAGACGGCCACCTCCCTGGACGACGTGCTGCGGGCCATGCTGCTGCGCTTAGTCCACAAGCCCGACAACACCGAGCCTGACTGCAACGTGGACCTGCTCATGGCCGTGCTCTTCACAGATGCCGGGACTCCCATGGAGGGCAAAG TCCACCTGCTGTCGGATACTATCCAAGGAGTCACGGCCACAGTCACAGGGGTGCAATACCAGCAGTCATGGCTCTGTATCAT CTGTACCTCCAAGTCCCTACTGAAGCGGCACGTGTGCATCAGCCGCCTGGTTCGCCCGCAGAACTGGGGGGAGAACTGCTGTGAGGTGCGGTTCGTCATCCTGGTGCTGGCCCCTCCCAAGATG AAAAGCACCAAGACTGCAACAGAGGTGGGGCGCACCTTTGCCACCATGTTCTTGGACATCGCCTTCCGCCAGAAGCTTCTGAGGACCCGCACGGAGGAAGAATTCAAGGAGGCCCTAGTACATCAGCGACAACTGCTCACCATGATGGACCAGGGTCCGAACCCCAGCTTAAAGAACTACAGCATAAGCTCCATGTGCATCCAAAAATCCCACCAG CCCCTGCAGCACAAGGACTTCTTCGCTGTGGGGAAGGGCATCCGGGAGGACTTCGCCCGCAGGTTCCCCGTGTACTCACTGGACTTCACTGACG GCATTATTGGGAAAAACAAGGCCGTGGGCaaattcatcaccaccaccctGTTCCTCTACTttgcctgcctcctgcccacgATCGCTTTTGGGTCCCTCAACGATGAGATCACATATGGGGTCAttg ATGTGCAGAAGACCATTGCTGGGCAGAGCATTGGAGGCCTCTTGTATGCACTCTTCTCCGGGCAGCCGCTGGTCGTGCTGCTGACAACCGCGCCCCTGGCCCTCTACACCCACG TGATCCGCGGCATCTGTGATGACTACGAGCTGGACTTCAACACCTTCTATGCGTGGACAGGCCTGTGGAACAGTTTCTTCTTGGCCCTTTACGCCCTCTTCAACTTCAGCCTGATCATGAGTCTCTTTAAGAG GTCGACAGAGGAGATCATTGCCTTGTTCATTTCCATGACATTCGTGCTGGATGCTGTCAAGGGCACGGTAAAAA TCTTCCAGAAGTACTATGGCATCAGCCATGGGAACCACAACGCAGATCACATCTCCGTGCTGAGCCTGCTGGGTCTCGGCACCAGCCTCAACACCAGCTTCCACACGGCCCTCAACACCAGCCTCCTGGCCAACCCGCCAGAGCTGACCTCAGTGAGCAGCCGTTCTGCGGAGCACCCAAACCGGGAGACTGCCGTGCTCAGCCTCCTTATTATGCTGGGCACGCTCTGGCTGAGCTACACCCTCTACCAGTTTAAGAAGAG CCCCTACCTGCACCCCTACATGCGGGAGATCCTGTCAGACTGTGCCCTGCCCATCTCCGtgctcactttctccctcatcagCTCCTATGGCTTCCGGGAAATTAAGA TGAGCAAGTTCCGCTACAACCCCAGCGAGAGCCTGTTTAAGATCGCTGAGATGCAATCGCTGTCCCTGGGGGCCATTGGCAGTGCCATGGGCCTCGGCTTCCTGCTCTCCATGCTGTTCTTCATCGAGCAGAACCTGGTGGCTGCCTTGGCTAACGCACCAGAGAACAG ACTGGTGAAGGGCACGGCCTACCACTGGGACCTGCTGCTCGTTGCCGTCATCAACACGGGGCTGTCTCTGTTTGGGATGCCCTGGATCCACGCTGCCTATCCCCACTCCCCGCTGCACGTCCGGGCACTGGCTGTGGTGGAAGAGCGTGTGGAGAACGGGCACATTTATGAGAC GATCGTGAATGTGTGGGAGACGCGGCTGACCACCCTCGGAGCCAGCATCCTGGTGGGTTTCTCCCTCCTGCTGCTACCTGTGCCGCTGCAGTGGATCCCCAAGCCTGTGCTCTATGGCCTCTTTCTGTACATCGCCCTCACCTCCATTGACGCCAACCAGCTCTTTGAGCGCATGGCCCTGCTGCTCAAGGACCAG GCCTCATACCCGCCCACCCACTATATCCGGAGGGTGCCCCAGAGGAAGATCCACTACTTCACAGGCCTGCAGgtcctgcagctgctgctgctctgtgcctttggCATGAGCCCCCTGCCCTACATGAAGATGATCTTCCCCCTCATCATGTTGGCTATGATCCCCATTCG CTACAAGCTGCTGCCCCGAATCATTGAAGCCAAATACTTGGACGCCATGGATGCTGAGCACTGA
- the SLC4A11 gene encoding solute carrier family 4 member 11 isoform X9: MLGVAACVMDVDDRQARCENESSNVQGGGLQLRCWAWQPRSSITGKLTPTGRVEAATSLQSWRPELCSAASVSCITSPENSSMSQCAYPEDAGYLKCDVDDASETHEESLGEEAFDTVNSSIVSGESIRFFVHVNLQVQPSQAAESELPDGCGLLHTSRKYLKLKNFEEEIRAHRDLDGFLDRASIILNETATSLDDVLRAMLLRLVHKPDNTEPDCNVDLLMAVLFTDAGTPMEGKAVHLLSDTIQGVTATVTGVQYQQSWLCIICTSKSLLKRHVCISRLVRPQNWGENCCEVRFVILVLAPPKMKSTKTATEVGRTFATMFLDIAFRQKLLRTRTEEEFKEALVHQRQLLTMMDQGPNPSLKNYSISSMCIQKSHQPLQHKDFFAVGKGIREDFARRFPVYSLDFTDVIRGICDDYELDFNTFYAWTGLWNSFFLALYALFNFSLIMSLFKRSTEEIIALFISMTFVLDAVKGTVKIFQKYYGISHGNHNADHISVLSLLGLGTSLNTSFHTALNTSLLANPPELTSVSSRSAEHPNRETAVLSLLIMLGTLWLSYTLYQFKKSPYLHPYMREILSDCALPISVLTFSLISSYGFREIKMSKFRYNPSESLFKIAEMQSLSLGAIGSAMGLGFLLSMLFFIEQNLVAALANAPENRLVKGTAYHWDLLLVAVINTGLSLFGMPWIHAAYPHSPLHVRALAVVEERVENGHIYETIVNVWETRLTTLGASILVGFSLLLLPVPLQWIPKPVLYGLFLYIALTSIDANQLFERMALLLKDQASYPPTHYIRRVPQRKIHYFTGLQVLQLLLLCAFGMSPLPYMKMIFPLIMLAMIPIRYKLLPRIIEAKYLDAMDAEH; this comes from the exons ATGTTGGGGGTGGCTGCATGTGTGATGGATGTTGATGACCGCCAGGCCCGCTGTGAGAATGAGAGCAGCAATGTGCAGGGAGGAGGGCTCCAACTCAGGTGCTGGGCGTGGCAGCCAAGGAGCAGCATTACAGGGAAGCTGACTCCTACTGGGAGGGTGGAGGCAGCCACCTCCCTCCAATCCTGGCGGCCCGAGCTGTGTTCCGCAGCCAGCGTATCCTGCATTACTTCACCGG AAAACTCTTCCATGTCGCAGTGTGCCTACCCTGAGGATGCAG GCTACCTCAAGTGTGACGTGGATGATGCCTCTGAAACCCATGAGGAGAGCCTGGGGGAAGAGGCCTTCGACACTGTCAACTCCTCCATTGTGTCTGGCGAGAGCATCCGTTTTTTTGTCCACGTCAACCTCCAGGTGCAGCCCAGCCAGGCTG CCGAGAGTGAACTGCCTGATGGCTGCGGGCTCCTGCACACCTCCCGAAAG TACCTGAAGTTAAAGAACTTCGAGGAAGAGATCCGTGCGCACCGGGACCTGGATGGCTTTCTGGATCGGGCCAGCATCATCCTGAACGAGACGGCCACCTCCCTGGACGACGTGCTGCGGGCCATGCTGCTGCGCTTAGTCCACAAGCCCGACAACACCGAGCCTGACTGCAACGTGGACCTGCTCATGGCCGTGCTCTTCACAGATGCCGGGACTCCCATGGAGGGCAAAG CAGTCCACCTGCTGTCGGATACTATCCAAGGAGTCACGGCCACAGTCACAGGGGTGCAATACCAGCAGTCATGGCTCTGTATCAT CTGTACCTCCAAGTCCCTACTGAAGCGGCACGTGTGCATCAGCCGCCTGGTTCGCCCGCAGAACTGGGGGGAGAACTGCTGTGAGGTGCGGTTCGTCATCCTGGTGCTGGCCCCTCCCAAGATG AAAAGCACCAAGACTGCAACAGAGGTGGGGCGCACCTTTGCCACCATGTTCTTGGACATCGCCTTCCGCCAGAAGCTTCTGAGGACCCGCACGGAGGAAGAATTCAAGGAGGCCCTAGTACATCAGCGACAACTGCTCACCATGATGGACCAGGGTCCGAACCCCAGCTTAAAGAACTACAGCATAAGCTCCATGTGCATCCAAAAATCCCACCAG CCCCTGCAGCACAAGGACTTCTTCGCTGTGGGGAAGGGCATCCGGGAGGACTTCGCCCGCAGGTTCCCCGTGTACTCACTGGACTTCACTGACG TGATCCGCGGCATCTGTGATGACTACGAGCTGGACTTCAACACCTTCTATGCGTGGACAGGCCTGTGGAACAGTTTCTTCTTGGCCCTTTACGCCCTCTTCAACTTCAGCCTGATCATGAGTCTCTTTAAGAG GTCGACAGAGGAGATCATTGCCTTGTTCATTTCCATGACATTCGTGCTGGATGCTGTCAAGGGCACGGTAAAAA TCTTCCAGAAGTACTATGGCATCAGCCATGGGAACCACAACGCAGATCACATCTCCGTGCTGAGCCTGCTGGGTCTCGGCACCAGCCTCAACACCAGCTTCCACACGGCCCTCAACACCAGCCTCCTGGCCAACCCGCCAGAGCTGACCTCAGTGAGCAGCCGTTCTGCGGAGCACCCAAACCGGGAGACTGCCGTGCTCAGCCTCCTTATTATGCTGGGCACGCTCTGGCTGAGCTACACCCTCTACCAGTTTAAGAAGAG CCCCTACCTGCACCCCTACATGCGGGAGATCCTGTCAGACTGTGCCCTGCCCATCTCCGtgctcactttctccctcatcagCTCCTATGGCTTCCGGGAAATTAAGA TGAGCAAGTTCCGCTACAACCCCAGCGAGAGCCTGTTTAAGATCGCTGAGATGCAATCGCTGTCCCTGGGGGCCATTGGCAGTGCCATGGGCCTCGGCTTCCTGCTCTCCATGCTGTTCTTCATCGAGCAGAACCTGGTGGCTGCCTTGGCTAACGCACCAGAGAACAG ACTGGTGAAGGGCACGGCCTACCACTGGGACCTGCTGCTCGTTGCCGTCATCAACACGGGGCTGTCTCTGTTTGGGATGCCCTGGATCCACGCTGCCTATCCCCACTCCCCGCTGCACGTCCGGGCACTGGCTGTGGTGGAAGAGCGTGTGGAGAACGGGCACATTTATGAGAC GATCGTGAATGTGTGGGAGACGCGGCTGACCACCCTCGGAGCCAGCATCCTGGTGGGTTTCTCCCTCCTGCTGCTACCTGTGCCGCTGCAGTGGATCCCCAAGCCTGTGCTCTATGGCCTCTTTCTGTACATCGCCCTCACCTCCATTGACGCCAACCAGCTCTTTGAGCGCATGGCCCTGCTGCTCAAGGACCAG GCCTCATACCCGCCCACCCACTATATCCGGAGGGTGCCCCAGAGGAAGATCCACTACTTCACAGGCCTGCAGgtcctgcagctgctgctgctctgtgcctttggCATGAGCCCCCTGCCCTACATGAAGATGATCTTCCCCCTCATCATGTTGGCTATGATCCCCATTCG CTACAAGCTGCTGCCCCGAATCATTGAAGCCAAATACTTGGACGCCATGGATGCTGAGCACTGA
- the SLC4A11 gene encoding solute carrier family 4 member 11 isoform X12: MSQCAYPEDAAESELPDGCGLLHTSRKYLKLKNFEEEIRAHRDLDGFLDRASIILNETATSLDDVLRAMLLRLVHKPDNTEPDCNVDLLMAVLFTDAGTPMEGKAVHLLSDTIQGVTATVTGVQYQQSWLCIICTSKSLLKRHVCISRLVRPQNWGENCCEVRFVILVLAPPKMKSTKTATEVGRTFATMFLDIAFRQKLLRTRTEEEFKEALVHQRQLLTMMDQGPNPSLKNYSISSMCIQKSHQPLQHKDFFAVGKGIREDFARRFPVYSLDFTDGIIGKNKAVGKFITTTLFLYFACLLPTIAFGSLNDEITYGVIDVQKTIAGQSIGGLLYALFSGQPLVVLLTTAPLALYTHVIRGICDDYELDFNTFYAWTGLWNSFFLALYALFNFSLIMSLFKRSTEEIIALFISMTFVLDAVKGTVKIFQKYYGISHGNHNADHISVLSLLGLGTSLNTSFHTALNTSLLANPPELTSVSSRSAEHPNRETAVLSLLIMLGTLWLSYTLYQFKKSPYLHPYMREILSDCALPISVLTFSLISSYGFREIKMSKFRYNPSESLFKIAEMQSLSLGAIGSAMGLGFLLSMLFFIEQNLVAALANAPENRLVKGTAYHWDLLLVAVINTGLSLFGMPWIHAAYPHSPLHVRALAVVEERVENGHIYETIVNVWETRLTTLGASILVGFSLLLLPVPLQWIPKPVLYGLFLYIALTSIDANQLFERMALLLKDQASYPPTHYIRRVPQRKIHYFTGLQVLQLLLLCAFGMSPLPYMKMIFPLIMLAMIPIRYKLLPRIIEAKYLDAMDAEH, encoded by the exons ATGTCGCAGTGTGCCTACCCTGAGGATGCAG CCGAGAGTGAACTGCCTGATGGCTGCGGGCTCCTGCACACCTCCCGAAAG TACCTGAAGTTAAAGAACTTCGAGGAAGAGATCCGTGCGCACCGGGACCTGGATGGCTTTCTGGATCGGGCCAGCATCATCCTGAACGAGACGGCCACCTCCCTGGACGACGTGCTGCGGGCCATGCTGCTGCGCTTAGTCCACAAGCCCGACAACACCGAGCCTGACTGCAACGTGGACCTGCTCATGGCCGTGCTCTTCACAGATGCCGGGACTCCCATGGAGGGCAAAG CAGTCCACCTGCTGTCGGATACTATCCAAGGAGTCACGGCCACAGTCACAGGGGTGCAATACCAGCAGTCATGGCTCTGTATCAT CTGTACCTCCAAGTCCCTACTGAAGCGGCACGTGTGCATCAGCCGCCTGGTTCGCCCGCAGAACTGGGGGGAGAACTGCTGTGAGGTGCGGTTCGTCATCCTGGTGCTGGCCCCTCCCAAGATG AAAAGCACCAAGACTGCAACAGAGGTGGGGCGCACCTTTGCCACCATGTTCTTGGACATCGCCTTCCGCCAGAAGCTTCTGAGGACCCGCACGGAGGAAGAATTCAAGGAGGCCCTAGTACATCAGCGACAACTGCTCACCATGATGGACCAGGGTCCGAACCCCAGCTTAAAGAACTACAGCATAAGCTCCATGTGCATCCAAAAATCCCACCAG CCCCTGCAGCACAAGGACTTCTTCGCTGTGGGGAAGGGCATCCGGGAGGACTTCGCCCGCAGGTTCCCCGTGTACTCACTGGACTTCACTGACG GCATTATTGGGAAAAACAAGGCCGTGGGCaaattcatcaccaccaccctGTTCCTCTACTttgcctgcctcctgcccacgATCGCTTTTGGGTCCCTCAACGATGAGATCACATATGGGGTCAttg ATGTGCAGAAGACCATTGCTGGGCAGAGCATTGGAGGCCTCTTGTATGCACTCTTCTCCGGGCAGCCGCTGGTCGTGCTGCTGACAACCGCGCCCCTGGCCCTCTACACCCACG TGATCCGCGGCATCTGTGATGACTACGAGCTGGACTTCAACACCTTCTATGCGTGGACAGGCCTGTGGAACAGTTTCTTCTTGGCCCTTTACGCCCTCTTCAACTTCAGCCTGATCATGAGTCTCTTTAAGAG GTCGACAGAGGAGATCATTGCCTTGTTCATTTCCATGACATTCGTGCTGGATGCTGTCAAGGGCACGGTAAAAA TCTTCCAGAAGTACTATGGCATCAGCCATGGGAACCACAACGCAGATCACATCTCCGTGCTGAGCCTGCTGGGTCTCGGCACCAGCCTCAACACCAGCTTCCACACGGCCCTCAACACCAGCCTCCTGGCCAACCCGCCAGAGCTGACCTCAGTGAGCAGCCGTTCTGCGGAGCACCCAAACCGGGAGACTGCCGTGCTCAGCCTCCTTATTATGCTGGGCACGCTCTGGCTGAGCTACACCCTCTACCAGTTTAAGAAGAG CCCCTACCTGCACCCCTACATGCGGGAGATCCTGTCAGACTGTGCCCTGCCCATCTCCGtgctcactttctccctcatcagCTCCTATGGCTTCCGGGAAATTAAGA TGAGCAAGTTCCGCTACAACCCCAGCGAGAGCCTGTTTAAGATCGCTGAGATGCAATCGCTGTCCCTGGGGGCCATTGGCAGTGCCATGGGCCTCGGCTTCCTGCTCTCCATGCTGTTCTTCATCGAGCAGAACCTGGTGGCTGCCTTGGCTAACGCACCAGAGAACAG ACTGGTGAAGGGCACGGCCTACCACTGGGACCTGCTGCTCGTTGCCGTCATCAACACGGGGCTGTCTCTGTTTGGGATGCCCTGGATCCACGCTGCCTATCCCCACTCCCCGCTGCACGTCCGGGCACTGGCTGTGGTGGAAGAGCGTGTGGAGAACGGGCACATTTATGAGAC GATCGTGAATGTGTGGGAGACGCGGCTGACCACCCTCGGAGCCAGCATCCTGGTGGGTTTCTCCCTCCTGCTGCTACCTGTGCCGCTGCAGTGGATCCCCAAGCCTGTGCTCTATGGCCTCTTTCTGTACATCGCCCTCACCTCCATTGACGCCAACCAGCTCTTTGAGCGCATGGCCCTGCTGCTCAAGGACCAG GCCTCATACCCGCCCACCCACTATATCCGGAGGGTGCCCCAGAGGAAGATCCACTACTTCACAGGCCTGCAGgtcctgcagctgctgctgctctgtgcctttggCATGAGCCCCCTGCCCTACATGAAGATGATCTTCCCCCTCATCATGTTGGCTATGATCCCCATTCG CTACAAGCTGCTGCCCCGAATCATTGAAGCCAAATACTTGGACGCCATGGATGCTGAGCACTGA
- the SLC4A11 gene encoding solute carrier family 4 member 11 isoform X1 → MLGVAACVMDVDDRQARCENESSNVQGGGLQLRCWAWQPRSSITGKLTPTGRVEAATSLQSWRPELCSAASVSCITSPENSSMSQCAYPEDAGYLKCDVDDASETHEESLGEEAFDTVNSSIVSGESIRFFVHVNLQVQPSQAAESELPDGCGLLHTSRKYLKLKNFEEEIRAHRDLDGFLDRASIILNETATSLDDVLRAMLLRLVHKPDNTEPDCNVDLLMAVLFTDAGTPMEGKAVHLLSDTIQGVTATVTGVQYQQSWLCIICTSKSLLKRHVCISRLVRPQNWGENCCEVRFVILVLAPPKMKSTKTATEVGRTFATMFLDIAFRQKLLRTRTEEEFKEALVHQRQLLTMMDQGPNPSLKNYSISSMCIQKSHQPLQHKDFFAVGKGIREDFARRFPVYSLDFTDGIIGKNKAVGKFITTTLFLYFACLLPTIAFGSLNDEITYGVIDVQKTIAGQSIGGLLYALFSGQPLVVLLTTAPLALYTHVIRGICDDYELDFNTFYAWTGLWNSFFLALYALFNFSLIMSLFKRSTEEIIALFISMTFVLDAVKGTVKIFQKYYGISHGNHNADHISVLSLLGLGTSLNTSFHTALNTSLLANPPELTSVSSRSAEHPNRETAVLSLLIMLGTLWLSYTLYQFKKSPYLHPYMREILSDCALPISVLTFSLISSYGFREIKMSKFRYNPSESLFKIAEMQSLSLGAIGSAMGLGFLLSMLFFIEQNLVAALANAPENRLVKGTAYHWDLLLVAVINTGLSLFGMPWIHAAYPHSPLHVRALAVVEERVENGHIYETIVNVWETRLTTLGASILVGFSLLLLPVPLQWIPKPVLYGLFLYIALTSIDANQLFERMALLLKDQASYPPTHYIRRVPQRKIHYFTGLQVLQLLLLCAFGMSPLPYMKMIFPLIMLAMIPIRYKLLPRIIEAKYLDAMDAEH, encoded by the exons ATGTTGGGGGTGGCTGCATGTGTGATGGATGTTGATGACCGCCAGGCCCGCTGTGAGAATGAGAGCAGCAATGTGCAGGGAGGAGGGCTCCAACTCAGGTGCTGGGCGTGGCAGCCAAGGAGCAGCATTACAGGGAAGCTGACTCCTACTGGGAGGGTGGAGGCAGCCACCTCCCTCCAATCCTGGCGGCCCGAGCTGTGTTCCGCAGCCAGCGTATCCTGCATTACTTCACCGG AAAACTCTTCCATGTCGCAGTGTGCCTACCCTGAGGATGCAG GCTACCTCAAGTGTGACGTGGATGATGCCTCTGAAACCCATGAGGAGAGCCTGGGGGAAGAGGCCTTCGACACTGTCAACTCCTCCATTGTGTCTGGCGAGAGCATCCGTTTTTTTGTCCACGTCAACCTCCAGGTGCAGCCCAGCCAGGCTG CCGAGAGTGAACTGCCTGATGGCTGCGGGCTCCTGCACACCTCCCGAAAG TACCTGAAGTTAAAGAACTTCGAGGAAGAGATCCGTGCGCACCGGGACCTGGATGGCTTTCTGGATCGGGCCAGCATCATCCTGAACGAGACGGCCACCTCCCTGGACGACGTGCTGCGGGCCATGCTGCTGCGCTTAGTCCACAAGCCCGACAACACCGAGCCTGACTGCAACGTGGACCTGCTCATGGCCGTGCTCTTCACAGATGCCGGGACTCCCATGGAGGGCAAAG CAGTCCACCTGCTGTCGGATACTATCCAAGGAGTCACGGCCACAGTCACAGGGGTGCAATACCAGCAGTCATGGCTCTGTATCAT CTGTACCTCCAAGTCCCTACTGAAGCGGCACGTGTGCATCAGCCGCCTGGTTCGCCCGCAGAACTGGGGGGAGAACTGCTGTGAGGTGCGGTTCGTCATCCTGGTGCTGGCCCCTCCCAAGATG AAAAGCACCAAGACTGCAACAGAGGTGGGGCGCACCTTTGCCACCATGTTCTTGGACATCGCCTTCCGCCAGAAGCTTCTGAGGACCCGCACGGAGGAAGAATTCAAGGAGGCCCTAGTACATCAGCGACAACTGCTCACCATGATGGACCAGGGTCCGAACCCCAGCTTAAAGAACTACAGCATAAGCTCCATGTGCATCCAAAAATCCCACCAG CCCCTGCAGCACAAGGACTTCTTCGCTGTGGGGAAGGGCATCCGGGAGGACTTCGCCCGCAGGTTCCCCGTGTACTCACTGGACTTCACTGACG GCATTATTGGGAAAAACAAGGCCGTGGGCaaattcatcaccaccaccctGTTCCTCTACTttgcctgcctcctgcccacgATCGCTTTTGGGTCCCTCAACGATGAGATCACATATGGGGTCAttg ATGTGCAGAAGACCATTGCTGGGCAGAGCATTGGAGGCCTCTTGTATGCACTCTTCTCCGGGCAGCCGCTGGTCGTGCTGCTGACAACCGCGCCCCTGGCCCTCTACACCCACG TGATCCGCGGCATCTGTGATGACTACGAGCTGGACTTCAACACCTTCTATGCGTGGACAGGCCTGTGGAACAGTTTCTTCTTGGCCCTTTACGCCCTCTTCAACTTCAGCCTGATCATGAGTCTCTTTAAGAG GTCGACAGAGGAGATCATTGCCTTGTTCATTTCCATGACATTCGTGCTGGATGCTGTCAAGGGCACGGTAAAAA TCTTCCAGAAGTACTATGGCATCAGCCATGGGAACCACAACGCAGATCACATCTCCGTGCTGAGCCTGCTGGGTCTCGGCACCAGCCTCAACACCAGCTTCCACACGGCCCTCAACACCAGCCTCCTGGCCAACCCGCCAGAGCTGACCTCAGTGAGCAGCCGTTCTGCGGAGCACCCAAACCGGGAGACTGCCGTGCTCAGCCTCCTTATTATGCTGGGCACGCTCTGGCTGAGCTACACCCTCTACCAGTTTAAGAAGAG CCCCTACCTGCACCCCTACATGCGGGAGATCCTGTCAGACTGTGCCCTGCCCATCTCCGtgctcactttctccctcatcagCTCCTATGGCTTCCGGGAAATTAAGA TGAGCAAGTTCCGCTACAACCCCAGCGAGAGCCTGTTTAAGATCGCTGAGATGCAATCGCTGTCCCTGGGGGCCATTGGCAGTGCCATGGGCCTCGGCTTCCTGCTCTCCATGCTGTTCTTCATCGAGCAGAACCTGGTGGCTGCCTTGGCTAACGCACCAGAGAACAG ACTGGTGAAGGGCACGGCCTACCACTGGGACCTGCTGCTCGTTGCCGTCATCAACACGGGGCTGTCTCTGTTTGGGATGCCCTGGATCCACGCTGCCTATCCCCACTCCCCGCTGCACGTCCGGGCACTGGCTGTGGTGGAAGAGCGTGTGGAGAACGGGCACATTTATGAGAC GATCGTGAATGTGTGGGAGACGCGGCTGACCACCCTCGGAGCCAGCATCCTGGTGGGTTTCTCCCTCCTGCTGCTACCTGTGCCGCTGCAGTGGATCCCCAAGCCTGTGCTCTATGGCCTCTTTCTGTACATCGCCCTCACCTCCATTGACGCCAACCAGCTCTTTGAGCGCATGGCCCTGCTGCTCAAGGACCAG GCCTCATACCCGCCCACCCACTATATCCGGAGGGTGCCCCAGAGGAAGATCCACTACTTCACAGGCCTGCAGgtcctgcagctgctgctgctctgtgcctttggCATGAGCCCCCTGCCCTACATGAAGATGATCTTCCCCCTCATCATGTTGGCTATGATCCCCATTCG CTACAAGCTGCTGCCCCGAATCATTGAAGCCAAATACTTGGACGCCATGGATGCTGAGCACTGA